One region of Arvicola amphibius chromosome 3, mArvAmp1.2, whole genome shotgun sequence genomic DNA includes:
- the LOC119810693 gene encoding 60S ribosomal protein L29-like produces the protein MATSKNHTTHNQSRKWHRNGIKKPRSQRYESLKGVDPKFLRNMRFAKKHNKKGLKKMQANNAKAASARAEAIKALVKPQVVKPKVPKGPSRKLTRLAFIAHPKLGKRIRSYMARGRRLQKTKPKVQAKAEASAAAQAPKGAQAPVKAP, from the coding sequence ATGGCCACGTCcaagaaccacaccacacacaaccagtcccggaaatggcacagaaatggcatcaagaaacccCGGTCACAAAGATACGAATCTCTCAAGGGGGTCGaccccaagttcctgaggaacatgcgttttgccaagaagcacaacaagaaaggcctgaagaagatgCAGGCAAATAACGCAAAGGCCGCGAGTGCACGTGCGGAGGCCATCAAGGCCCtggtgaagccccaggtggtgaagCCCAAGGTGCCAAAGGGCCCCAGCCGCAAACTCACCCGTCTCGCTTTCATCGCTCACCCCAAGCTTGGGAAGCGGATTAGAAGCTACATGGCCAGGGGTCGCAggctccaaaaaacaaagcccaaggttcaagccaaggcagaggcctcagctgcagctcaggctcccaaaggTGCCCAGGCCCCTGTGAAGGCCCCATAA